Proteins from one Bombus affinis isolate iyBomAffi1 chromosome 1, iyBomAffi1.2, whole genome shotgun sequence genomic window:
- the LOC126916030 gene encoding gastrula zinc finger protein 5-1-like isoform X5 produces MRAIITIPLCVASSCSHRLSISSSVISISLPVGFPSSPSHGSLLLVFREFLTLELRCKEIFYEFAASRAITSQTNLKFYLAAVGYLMEYGIWSFHAAGELWGDPRLARRHPILPSSATQLLPRAAFALSGLHRPDMVPLPLTSAGPPYGPMELVTKRDDDRVAEENEEKEEKQDDDEGNIDRADENDNQTTVPKENDDNEDAGDESDTGSTNSSHRSANNNLSTKLLDPMSYLTFDKDGTVTPVLNGWVLGAYTAMLGRLSAATAALEATEIPNIPSDSDSESEHSSYTEKSRGSSPNVSNAHRGYSCGSCDVVAPTRPALRKHIVDCHPPVPSAETGETKSCPSSGCDFTTNSRCEMETHVAAHVAQGMTPTGKKRTLALQRVRYRYEREEYRCSLCSYACTIEKAFQRHLRAHAKGTAPETRVSCAVCGADRSSEVDLSRHMRRHRDDRYFCCDICIFRTVQLKKLIQHRRMHTGEKPHLCPHCAYRSARRDNLRSHVRRVHKKENLYCDTFSPRGMLLTPTVIGRDSPLVQSPESSPSSNSESTN; encoded by the exons ATGCGCGCGATAATTACGATACCATTGTGCGTAGCTTCGAGTTGCTCCCATCGACTATCAATATCTTCCTCTgttatctctatctctctccCCGTTGGCTTTCCTTCTTCTCCGTCCCACGGTTCTCTTCTACTTGTCTTTCGCGAATTTCTTACGTTAGAATTACGCTGCAAGG AAATCTTTTACGAGTTTGCTGCGTCTCGCGCGATTACGTCTCAGACGAATCTAAAATTTTACCTAGCAGCTGTAGGATATTTG ATGGAATATGGGATCTGGAGTTTTCACGCCGCGGGTGAACTTTGGGGTGACCCGCGTCTCGCCCGAAGGCACCCGATTCTACCATCAAGCGCGACACAGTTGCTGCCGAGGGCCGCGTTCGCCCTGAGCGGACTCCACCGACCGGACATGGTGCCGTTACCGTTGACCTCCGCCGGGCCGCCGTACGGACCTATGGAATTGGTGACGAAAAGGGACGATGATCGAGTTGCGGAGGAGAACGAGGAGAAGGAAGAGAAACAGGACGACGACGAAGGGAACATCGATCGAGCCGACGAAAACGATAACCAG ACTACCGTACCGAAGGAAAATGACGACAACGAAGACGCTGGAGACGAAAGCGACACCGGAAGTACGAACAGCTCGCATCGTTCGGCCAACAATAATTTATCCACGAAGCTGCTCGATCCCATGTCCTATCTGACTTTCGACAAG GATGGAACGGTTACACCGGTTCTTAATGGCTGGGTCCTCGGCGCTTATACCGCCATGCTCGGAAGACTTTCAGCAGCGACCGCGGCTCTCGAAGCTACAGAAATCCCGAACATTCCGTCTGACAGCGACTCCGAGAGCGAGCATTCGTCTTACACCGAGAA ATCTCGAGGTAGCAGTCCGAACGTGAGCAACGCGCATCGCGGTTATTCCTGTGGTTCCTGCGACGTGGTTGCTCCAACGAGGCCAGCTCTGCGAAAGCATATCGTCGATTGTCATCCACCGGTACCCAGCGCGGAAACCGGAGAAACGAAAAGTTGTCCGTCCTCGGGCTGTGACTTCACCACGAACAGCAGATGTGAGATGGAGACTCATGTGGCTGCACACGTGGCACAGGGTATGACGCCCACGGGGAAGAAGCGTACtctggctttgcaacgcgtcaGGTATAG ATATGAAAGGGAGGAGTATCGGTGCTCGTTATGCTCGTACGCGTGCACCATCGAGAAAGCGTTCCAGAGGCATTTGAGGGCACACGCGAAAGGCACGGCGCCGGAAACGAGGGTGAGCTGCGCTGTGTGCGGCGCGGACAGATCGTCGGAAGTAGATCTGAGCAGACACATGAGAAGGCATCGCGACGACCGATACTTTTGCTGCGACATTTGCATCTTTCGCACGGTACAGTTAAAAAAG CTCATCCAACACCGACGAATGCACACGGGCGAGAAGCCACACCTTTGTCCACACTGTGCGTACCGAAGTGCACGCCGTGACAATCTGCGTAGCCACGTTAGACGAGTGCACAAGAAGGAGAATTTGTATTGCGATACGTTCAGTCCACGCGGTATGCTGTTGACACCCACCGTCATCGGAAGGGACAGTCCTCTGGTGCAGAGCCCGGAGTCCTCGCCGTCGTCCAACTCGGAATCCACGAACTAG
- the LOC126916030 gene encoding gastrula zinc finger protein 5-1-like isoform X1 yields MRAIITIPLCVASSCSHRLSISSSVISISLPVGFPSSPSHGSLLLVFREFLTLELRCKEIFYEFAASRAITSQTNLKFYLAAVGYLTNLKFYLAAVGYLTNLKFYLAAVGYLMEYGIWSFHAAGELWGDPRLARRHPILPSSATQLLPRAAFALSGLHRPDMVPLPLTSAGPPYGPMELVTKRDDDRVAEENEEKEEKQDDDEGNIDRADENDNQTTVPKENDDNEDAGDESDTGSTNSSHRSANNNLSTKLLDPMSYLTFDKDGTVTPVLNGWVLGAYTAMLGRLSAATAALEATEIPNIPSDSDSESEHSSYTEKSRGSSPNVSNAHRGYSCGSCDVVAPTRPALRKHIVDCHPPVPSAETGETKSCPSSGCDFTTNSRCEMETHVAAHVAQGMTPTGKKRTLALQRVRYRYEREEYRCSLCSYACTIEKAFQRHLRAHAKGTAPETRVSCAVCGADRSSEVDLSRHMRRHRDDRYFCCDICIFRTVQLKKLIQHRRMHTGEKPHLCPHCAYRSARRDNLRSHVRRVHKKENLYCDTFSPRGMLLTPTVIGRDSPLVQSPESSPSSNSESTN; encoded by the exons ATGCGCGCGATAATTACGATACCATTGTGCGTAGCTTCGAGTTGCTCCCATCGACTATCAATATCTTCCTCTgttatctctatctctctccCCGTTGGCTTTCCTTCTTCTCCGTCCCACGGTTCTCTTCTACTTGTCTTTCGCGAATTTCTTACGTTAGAATTACGCTGCAAGG AAATCTTTTACGAGTTTGCTGCGTCTCGCGCGATTACGTCTCAGACGAATCTAAAATTTTACCTAGCAGCTGTAGGATATTTG ACGAATCTAAAATTTTACCTAGCAGCTGTAGGATATTTG ACGAATCTAAAATTTTACCTAGCAGCTGTAGGATATTTG ATGGAATATGGGATCTGGAGTTTTCACGCCGCGGGTGAACTTTGGGGTGACCCGCGTCTCGCCCGAAGGCACCCGATTCTACCATCAAGCGCGACACAGTTGCTGCCGAGGGCCGCGTTCGCCCTGAGCGGACTCCACCGACCGGACATGGTGCCGTTACCGTTGACCTCCGCCGGGCCGCCGTACGGACCTATGGAATTGGTGACGAAAAGGGACGATGATCGAGTTGCGGAGGAGAACGAGGAGAAGGAAGAGAAACAGGACGACGACGAAGGGAACATCGATCGAGCCGACGAAAACGATAACCAG ACTACCGTACCGAAGGAAAATGACGACAACGAAGACGCTGGAGACGAAAGCGACACCGGAAGTACGAACAGCTCGCATCGTTCGGCCAACAATAATTTATCCACGAAGCTGCTCGATCCCATGTCCTATCTGACTTTCGACAAG GATGGAACGGTTACACCGGTTCTTAATGGCTGGGTCCTCGGCGCTTATACCGCCATGCTCGGAAGACTTTCAGCAGCGACCGCGGCTCTCGAAGCTACAGAAATCCCGAACATTCCGTCTGACAGCGACTCCGAGAGCGAGCATTCGTCTTACACCGAGAA ATCTCGAGGTAGCAGTCCGAACGTGAGCAACGCGCATCGCGGTTATTCCTGTGGTTCCTGCGACGTGGTTGCTCCAACGAGGCCAGCTCTGCGAAAGCATATCGTCGATTGTCATCCACCGGTACCCAGCGCGGAAACCGGAGAAACGAAAAGTTGTCCGTCCTCGGGCTGTGACTTCACCACGAACAGCAGATGTGAGATGGAGACTCATGTGGCTGCACACGTGGCACAGGGTATGACGCCCACGGGGAAGAAGCGTACtctggctttgcaacgcgtcaGGTATAG ATATGAAAGGGAGGAGTATCGGTGCTCGTTATGCTCGTACGCGTGCACCATCGAGAAAGCGTTCCAGAGGCATTTGAGGGCACACGCGAAAGGCACGGCGCCGGAAACGAGGGTGAGCTGCGCTGTGTGCGGCGCGGACAGATCGTCGGAAGTAGATCTGAGCAGACACATGAGAAGGCATCGCGACGACCGATACTTTTGCTGCGACATTTGCATCTTTCGCACGGTACAGTTAAAAAAG CTCATCCAACACCGACGAATGCACACGGGCGAGAAGCCACACCTTTGTCCACACTGTGCGTACCGAAGTGCACGCCGTGACAATCTGCGTAGCCACGTTAGACGAGTGCACAAGAAGGAGAATTTGTATTGCGATACGTTCAGTCCACGCGGTATGCTGTTGACACCCACCGTCATCGGAAGGGACAGTCCTCTGGTGCAGAGCCCGGAGTCCTCGCCGTCGTCCAACTCGGAATCCACGAACTAG
- the LOC126916030 gene encoding gastrula zinc finger protein 5-1-like isoform X6, with the protein MEYGIWSFHAAGELWGDPRLARRHPILPSSATQLLPRAAFALSGLHRPDMVPLPLTSAGPPYGPMELVTKRDDDRVAEENEEKEEKQDDDEGNIDRADENDNQTTVPKENDDNEDAGDESDTGSTNSSHRSANNNLSTKLLDPMSYLTFDKDGTVTPVLNGWVLGAYTAMLGRLSAATAALEATEIPNIPSDSDSESEHSSYTEKSRGSSPNVSNAHRGYSCGSCDVVAPTRPALRKHIVDCHPPVPSAETGETKSCPSSGCDFTTNSRCEMETHVAAHVAQGMTPTGKKRTLALQRVRYRYEREEYRCSLCSYACTIEKAFQRHLRAHAKGTAPETRVSCAVCGADRSSEVDLSRHMRRHRDDRYFCCDICIFRTVQLKKLIQHRRMHTGEKPHLCPHCAYRSARRDNLRSHVRRVHKKENLYCDTFSPRGMLLTPTVIGRDSPLVQSPESSPSSNSESTN; encoded by the exons ATGGAATATGGGATCTGGAGTTTTCACGCCGCGGGTGAACTTTGGGGTGACCCGCGTCTCGCCCGAAGGCACCCGATTCTACCATCAAGCGCGACACAGTTGCTGCCGAGGGCCGCGTTCGCCCTGAGCGGACTCCACCGACCGGACATGGTGCCGTTACCGTTGACCTCCGCCGGGCCGCCGTACGGACCTATGGAATTGGTGACGAAAAGGGACGATGATCGAGTTGCGGAGGAGAACGAGGAGAAGGAAGAGAAACAGGACGACGACGAAGGGAACATCGATCGAGCCGACGAAAACGATAACCAG ACTACCGTACCGAAGGAAAATGACGACAACGAAGACGCTGGAGACGAAAGCGACACCGGAAGTACGAACAGCTCGCATCGTTCGGCCAACAATAATTTATCCACGAAGCTGCTCGATCCCATGTCCTATCTGACTTTCGACAAG GATGGAACGGTTACACCGGTTCTTAATGGCTGGGTCCTCGGCGCTTATACCGCCATGCTCGGAAGACTTTCAGCAGCGACCGCGGCTCTCGAAGCTACAGAAATCCCGAACATTCCGTCTGACAGCGACTCCGAGAGCGAGCATTCGTCTTACACCGAGAA ATCTCGAGGTAGCAGTCCGAACGTGAGCAACGCGCATCGCGGTTATTCCTGTGGTTCCTGCGACGTGGTTGCTCCAACGAGGCCAGCTCTGCGAAAGCATATCGTCGATTGTCATCCACCGGTACCCAGCGCGGAAACCGGAGAAACGAAAAGTTGTCCGTCCTCGGGCTGTGACTTCACCACGAACAGCAGATGTGAGATGGAGACTCATGTGGCTGCACACGTGGCACAGGGTATGACGCCCACGGGGAAGAAGCGTACtctggctttgcaacgcgtcaGGTATAG ATATGAAAGGGAGGAGTATCGGTGCTCGTTATGCTCGTACGCGTGCACCATCGAGAAAGCGTTCCAGAGGCATTTGAGGGCACACGCGAAAGGCACGGCGCCGGAAACGAGGGTGAGCTGCGCTGTGTGCGGCGCGGACAGATCGTCGGAAGTAGATCTGAGCAGACACATGAGAAGGCATCGCGACGACCGATACTTTTGCTGCGACATTTGCATCTTTCGCACGGTACAGTTAAAAAAG CTCATCCAACACCGACGAATGCACACGGGCGAGAAGCCACACCTTTGTCCACACTGTGCGTACCGAAGTGCACGCCGTGACAATCTGCGTAGCCACGTTAGACGAGTGCACAAGAAGGAGAATTTGTATTGCGATACGTTCAGTCCACGCGGTATGCTGTTGACACCCACCGTCATCGGAAGGGACAGTCCTCTGGTGCAGAGCCCGGAGTCCTCGCCGTCGTCCAACTCGGAATCCACGAACTAG
- the LOC126916030 gene encoding gastrula zinc finger protein 5-1-like isoform X2 — MRAIITIPLCVASSCSHRLSISSSVISISLPVGFPSSPSHGSLLLVFREFLTLELRCKEIFYEFAASRAITSQTNLKFYLAAVGYLTNLKFYLAAVGYLTNLKFYLAAVGYLMEYGIWSFHAAGELWGDPRLARRHPILPSSATQLLPRAAFALSGLHRPDMVPLPLTSAGPPYGPMELVTKRDDDRVAEENEEKEEKQDDDEGNIDRADENDNQTTVPKENDDNEDAGDESDTGSTNSSHRSANNNLSTKLLDPMSYLTFDKDGTVTPVLNGWVLGAYTAMLGRLSAATAALEATEIPNIPSDSDSESEHSSYTEKSRGSSPNVSNAHRGYSCGSCDVVAPTRPALRKHIVDCHPPVPSAETGETKSCPSSGCDFTTNSRCEMETHVAAHVAQGMTPTGKKRTLALQRVRYEREEYRCSLCSYACTIEKAFQRHLRAHAKGTAPETRVSCAVCGADRSSEVDLSRHMRRHRDDRYFCCDICIFRTVQLKKLIQHRRMHTGEKPHLCPHCAYRSARRDNLRSHVRRVHKKENLYCDTFSPRGMLLTPTVIGRDSPLVQSPESSPSSNSESTN; from the exons ATGCGCGCGATAATTACGATACCATTGTGCGTAGCTTCGAGTTGCTCCCATCGACTATCAATATCTTCCTCTgttatctctatctctctccCCGTTGGCTTTCCTTCTTCTCCGTCCCACGGTTCTCTTCTACTTGTCTTTCGCGAATTTCTTACGTTAGAATTACGCTGCAAGG AAATCTTTTACGAGTTTGCTGCGTCTCGCGCGATTACGTCTCAGACGAATCTAAAATTTTACCTAGCAGCTGTAGGATATTTG ACGAATCTAAAATTTTACCTAGCAGCTGTAGGATATTTG ACGAATCTAAAATTTTACCTAGCAGCTGTAGGATATTTG ATGGAATATGGGATCTGGAGTTTTCACGCCGCGGGTGAACTTTGGGGTGACCCGCGTCTCGCCCGAAGGCACCCGATTCTACCATCAAGCGCGACACAGTTGCTGCCGAGGGCCGCGTTCGCCCTGAGCGGACTCCACCGACCGGACATGGTGCCGTTACCGTTGACCTCCGCCGGGCCGCCGTACGGACCTATGGAATTGGTGACGAAAAGGGACGATGATCGAGTTGCGGAGGAGAACGAGGAGAAGGAAGAGAAACAGGACGACGACGAAGGGAACATCGATCGAGCCGACGAAAACGATAACCAG ACTACCGTACCGAAGGAAAATGACGACAACGAAGACGCTGGAGACGAAAGCGACACCGGAAGTACGAACAGCTCGCATCGTTCGGCCAACAATAATTTATCCACGAAGCTGCTCGATCCCATGTCCTATCTGACTTTCGACAAG GATGGAACGGTTACACCGGTTCTTAATGGCTGGGTCCTCGGCGCTTATACCGCCATGCTCGGAAGACTTTCAGCAGCGACCGCGGCTCTCGAAGCTACAGAAATCCCGAACATTCCGTCTGACAGCGACTCCGAGAGCGAGCATTCGTCTTACACCGAGAA ATCTCGAGGTAGCAGTCCGAACGTGAGCAACGCGCATCGCGGTTATTCCTGTGGTTCCTGCGACGTGGTTGCTCCAACGAGGCCAGCTCTGCGAAAGCATATCGTCGATTGTCATCCACCGGTACCCAGCGCGGAAACCGGAGAAACGAAAAGTTGTCCGTCCTCGGGCTGTGACTTCACCACGAACAGCAGATGTGAGATGGAGACTCATGTGGCTGCACACGTGGCACAGGGTATGACGCCCACGGGGAAGAAGCGTACtctggctttgcaacgcgtcaG ATATGAAAGGGAGGAGTATCGGTGCTCGTTATGCTCGTACGCGTGCACCATCGAGAAAGCGTTCCAGAGGCATTTGAGGGCACACGCGAAAGGCACGGCGCCGGAAACGAGGGTGAGCTGCGCTGTGTGCGGCGCGGACAGATCGTCGGAAGTAGATCTGAGCAGACACATGAGAAGGCATCGCGACGACCGATACTTTTGCTGCGACATTTGCATCTTTCGCACGGTACAGTTAAAAAAG CTCATCCAACACCGACGAATGCACACGGGCGAGAAGCCACACCTTTGTCCACACTGTGCGTACCGAAGTGCACGCCGTGACAATCTGCGTAGCCACGTTAGACGAGTGCACAAGAAGGAGAATTTGTATTGCGATACGTTCAGTCCACGCGGTATGCTGTTGACACCCACCGTCATCGGAAGGGACAGTCCTCTGGTGCAGAGCCCGGAGTCCTCGCCGTCGTCCAACTCGGAATCCACGAACTAG
- the LOC126916030 gene encoding gastrula zinc finger protein 5-1-like isoform X3 has protein sequence MRAIITIPLCVASSCSHRLSISSSVISISLPVGFPSSPSHGSLLLVFREFLTLELRCKEIFYEFAASRAITSQTNLKFYLAAVGYLTNLKFYLAAVGYLMEYGIWSFHAAGELWGDPRLARRHPILPSSATQLLPRAAFALSGLHRPDMVPLPLTSAGPPYGPMELVTKRDDDRVAEENEEKEEKQDDDEGNIDRADENDNQTTVPKENDDNEDAGDESDTGSTNSSHRSANNNLSTKLLDPMSYLTFDKDGTVTPVLNGWVLGAYTAMLGRLSAATAALEATEIPNIPSDSDSESEHSSYTEKSRGSSPNVSNAHRGYSCGSCDVVAPTRPALRKHIVDCHPPVPSAETGETKSCPSSGCDFTTNSRCEMETHVAAHVAQGMTPTGKKRTLALQRVRYRYEREEYRCSLCSYACTIEKAFQRHLRAHAKGTAPETRVSCAVCGADRSSEVDLSRHMRRHRDDRYFCCDICIFRTVQLKKLIQHRRMHTGEKPHLCPHCAYRSARRDNLRSHVRRVHKKENLYCDTFSPRGMLLTPTVIGRDSPLVQSPESSPSSNSESTN, from the exons ATGCGCGCGATAATTACGATACCATTGTGCGTAGCTTCGAGTTGCTCCCATCGACTATCAATATCTTCCTCTgttatctctatctctctccCCGTTGGCTTTCCTTCTTCTCCGTCCCACGGTTCTCTTCTACTTGTCTTTCGCGAATTTCTTACGTTAGAATTACGCTGCAAGG AAATCTTTTACGAGTTTGCTGCGTCTCGCGCGATTACGTCTCAGACGAATCTAAAATTTTACCTAGCAGCTGTAGGATATTTG ACGAATCTAAAATTTTACCTAGCAGCTGTAGGATATTTG ATGGAATATGGGATCTGGAGTTTTCACGCCGCGGGTGAACTTTGGGGTGACCCGCGTCTCGCCCGAAGGCACCCGATTCTACCATCAAGCGCGACACAGTTGCTGCCGAGGGCCGCGTTCGCCCTGAGCGGACTCCACCGACCGGACATGGTGCCGTTACCGTTGACCTCCGCCGGGCCGCCGTACGGACCTATGGAATTGGTGACGAAAAGGGACGATGATCGAGTTGCGGAGGAGAACGAGGAGAAGGAAGAGAAACAGGACGACGACGAAGGGAACATCGATCGAGCCGACGAAAACGATAACCAG ACTACCGTACCGAAGGAAAATGACGACAACGAAGACGCTGGAGACGAAAGCGACACCGGAAGTACGAACAGCTCGCATCGTTCGGCCAACAATAATTTATCCACGAAGCTGCTCGATCCCATGTCCTATCTGACTTTCGACAAG GATGGAACGGTTACACCGGTTCTTAATGGCTGGGTCCTCGGCGCTTATACCGCCATGCTCGGAAGACTTTCAGCAGCGACCGCGGCTCTCGAAGCTACAGAAATCCCGAACATTCCGTCTGACAGCGACTCCGAGAGCGAGCATTCGTCTTACACCGAGAA ATCTCGAGGTAGCAGTCCGAACGTGAGCAACGCGCATCGCGGTTATTCCTGTGGTTCCTGCGACGTGGTTGCTCCAACGAGGCCAGCTCTGCGAAAGCATATCGTCGATTGTCATCCACCGGTACCCAGCGCGGAAACCGGAGAAACGAAAAGTTGTCCGTCCTCGGGCTGTGACTTCACCACGAACAGCAGATGTGAGATGGAGACTCATGTGGCTGCACACGTGGCACAGGGTATGACGCCCACGGGGAAGAAGCGTACtctggctttgcaacgcgtcaGGTATAG ATATGAAAGGGAGGAGTATCGGTGCTCGTTATGCTCGTACGCGTGCACCATCGAGAAAGCGTTCCAGAGGCATTTGAGGGCACACGCGAAAGGCACGGCGCCGGAAACGAGGGTGAGCTGCGCTGTGTGCGGCGCGGACAGATCGTCGGAAGTAGATCTGAGCAGACACATGAGAAGGCATCGCGACGACCGATACTTTTGCTGCGACATTTGCATCTTTCGCACGGTACAGTTAAAAAAG CTCATCCAACACCGACGAATGCACACGGGCGAGAAGCCACACCTTTGTCCACACTGTGCGTACCGAAGTGCACGCCGTGACAATCTGCGTAGCCACGTTAGACGAGTGCACAAGAAGGAGAATTTGTATTGCGATACGTTCAGTCCACGCGGTATGCTGTTGACACCCACCGTCATCGGAAGGGACAGTCCTCTGGTGCAGAGCCCGGAGTCCTCGCCGTCGTCCAACTCGGAATCCACGAACTAG